In one Deltaproteobacteria bacterium genomic region, the following are encoded:
- a CDS encoding DUF393 domain-containing protein codes for MSMNNGWTGGQYSLFRVLFGLYLFIHFVHLIPWGAELFSHQGVLPQGSASPLLYAFPNVFALSDTPTFVTTLLVIAAGGSLLFAIGYYDRLVAVVLWYIWACLFGRNPPISNPGLPYVGWLLLAHACLPAAPFGSWAARNRTDPTGSWQMTPSLYAVAWILMAVGYTYSGLWKLTSPSWLDGTALMRVMENPLARPGLIRDVLLSLPEWLLRLQTWGALALEIAFAPLALFARLRPWIWLLMLMMHFTLMSVVDFADLSFGMVILHLFTFDPAWIRPLMAKAPDLVFYDGHCGLCHRAVRFLLAEDRHGTTFQFAPLESEIFLSAIPESERATLPDSIIVRTADGVTLMRSAAVLYALRRLGGVWRVLGTIANIIPASIRDGVYDGIAHMRYRLFPAPADACPLMPADLRGRFKM; via the coding sequence ATGTCAATGAACAACGGTTGGACCGGCGGACAGTATAGCCTCTTCCGTGTTCTTTTTGGGCTGTACTTGTTCATTCATTTTGTCCACCTGATTCCGTGGGGAGCTGAGCTGTTTTCTCACCAGGGCGTATTACCACAAGGCAGTGCCAGCCCGCTGCTTTATGCGTTCCCTAATGTCTTCGCATTGTCGGATACCCCAACGTTCGTAACCACACTATTAGTGATTGCCGCAGGTGGGAGTTTGCTCTTCGCTATTGGCTATTACGACCGACTGGTTGCGGTGGTGCTCTGGTATATCTGGGCTTGTCTCTTCGGACGGAATCCGCCGATTAGCAATCCAGGCTTGCCATACGTCGGATGGTTATTGCTTGCCCACGCCTGTCTTCCTGCAGCACCATTCGGTTCATGGGCAGCACGTAATCGTACAGACCCGACTGGTTCCTGGCAGATGACGCCTTCGCTTTACGCAGTCGCGTGGATTCTTATGGCCGTAGGCTACACCTACAGCGGGCTATGGAAGCTGACGAGCCCATCGTGGCTTGATGGAACCGCACTGATGCGGGTCATGGAGAATCCCCTTGCCCGCCCAGGGCTGATTCGTGATGTGTTGCTTTCCCTACCGGAGTGGCTTTTGCGCCTCCAGACCTGGGGTGCTTTGGCCTTAGAGATTGCTTTTGCGCCGCTCGCATTGTTTGCACGTCTCCGTCCCTGGATTTGGCTTCTCATGTTGATGATGCACTTTACTCTCATGAGCGTGGTTGATTTTGCTGACCTCAGCTTTGGCATGGTGATTCTGCATCTCTTCACCTTCGATCCGGCCTGGATACGTCCGTTGATGGCGAAAGCACCTGACCTTGTTTTCTACGATGGTCATTGTGGTTTGTGTCATCGTGCGGTGCGGTTCTTATTGGCAGAAGATCGTCACGGAACAACTTTCCAGTTTGCCCCGCTCGAAAGTGAAATTTTTCTCTCAGCAATCCCTGAGTCTGAACGCGCAACGCTTCCCGACAGCATCATCGTGCGCACGGCAGATGGGGTGACGCTCATGCGTTCCGCGGCAGTGTTGTATGCACTACGGCGATTAGGTGGGGTGTGGCGAGTACTGGGAACGATCGCGAATATAATACCCGCCAGTATCCGTGATGGCGTATATGATGGGATCGCGCATATGCGCTACCGTCTTTTCCCCGCTCCAGCGGATGCATGTCCGCTCATGCCTGCTGACTTGCGCGGTAGATTCAAGATGTGA
- a CDS encoding alpha/beta hydrolase, whose translation MSTPQERYVQVGDYRVRVLEAGHGDPLLFLHSAVGAGVWTDGIARLAQRFRALLPDHPGFGPSPLPDWLVGMDDMVFHYMDLLDAMNINGPIRVMGASLGGWIAAEFATFHPERVKKLILVDAAGLRIPSVPMPDVFRLPPQELLPLAFHDLSKAMVLMPKDFGPDALVQMFHDRSAFARLAWNPYLHDPKLPRRLHHATVPALVIWGQQDRLIPPVYAEEYKRLLPTAEVAYIDQCGHDPTIEQPEEFARIAVEFLR comes from the coding sequence ATGAGTACACCACAAGAACGCTACGTGCAGGTTGGAGATTACCGGGTTCGGGTCCTTGAGGCAGGGCACGGTGATCCGTTGTTATTTCTGCATAGTGCGGTAGGAGCAGGCGTATGGACTGATGGCATTGCGCGGCTCGCGCAACGATTTCGTGCCTTGCTCCCAGATCATCCCGGGTTTGGTCCTTCGCCATTACCGGATTGGCTCGTTGGTATGGATGACATGGTATTCCACTATATGGATTTGCTTGATGCCATGAACATCAACGGTCCAATACGGGTTATGGGTGCGTCATTAGGTGGATGGATCGCTGCTGAGTTTGCCACTTTTCATCCCGAACGGGTCAAGAAGCTTATTCTGGTCGATGCCGCGGGTTTACGTATTCCGTCTGTCCCCATGCCTGATGTGTTTCGGCTCCCGCCACAAGAGCTACTGCCCCTGGCGTTTCATGATCTATCCAAAGCGATGGTGCTCATGCCAAAAGATTTTGGTCCAGACGCACTCGTACAGATGTTTCATGATCGCAGCGCTTTTGCTCGTCTGGCATGGAACCCCTATCTGCATGATCCGAAACTGCCACGTCGACTGCACCATGCGACCGTTCCTGCTTTAGTTATTTGGGGCCAGCAAGATCGCCTGATTCCTCCGGTCTATGCTGAGGAATATAAACGCCTGCTGCCAACTGCAGAGGTTGCCTACATCGATCAGTGTGGGCATGACCCAACGATTGAACAACCAGAAGAGTTTGCTCGTATAGCAGTGGAGTTTCTACGATAA